The Roseofilum reptotaenium CS-1145 genomic sequence CTCGGTATAATTTTACGACCGAGGTCGCCGATTTCAATTTAGCCACTCTGCCCTTTACGGTGCCTGATGCTGTCGCCGTACAAGGTCAGGTGGATTTTGCCGGACGGATTGCGGGAACGGGATTACAGCCGAATTTAGACGGGCAAATGCGGTTGAGAAATGTGGTAGTGAATCAAATTGCCTTCGATCCGGTGATTGAGGGGCCGATACAGTTTACACCGAGTCAGGGAGCCGCGATCGCCTTAAAGGGAGAATCCGATGAGATTTCGGCGGTCATTGACCCCACATTTATGCCCGAATCGTTTACCTTTAAGTTGGGAGAGGCGATCGCCACTGGACAACGAACCCCTGCTTCTGAAGGCTCGGATTTAACCCATTTTCAGGTTGATGTGGCTCAGTTCCCCCTAGAATTAGTGAACCTGATTCCCACGGCAACTCCTTTAGGGCCAATTGCGGGTACAGCGTCCGGTAATTTTAACCTCAGTTTCCCCCAAATCTTCGATCCGATGGCTATTGTTGCCCAAGGGGAAATTCAACTCGATAAACCCTCGATTGGCACGGTTGAAGCTGAGATTTTAACAGCTACATTAAACTATAGTGGCGGTCAAGGAGAATTAACCGATACTCAGTTAAAGATTGGCGAGAGTGAATATAATCTGCAAGGCGCAGTGAATCTAACCGATCTGAGCGATCCGCAATTTAACGCTGAAGTGAAAATTGCCCAAGGTAGCGTGCAAGATGTTTTGCAAGCATTACAAATTTTTGATTTAGAAGATATTGCTCAGGGTTTTTCACCGCCCACCGGAACAGCCGCAGACTTAGGCGTTTTGACCGTTGATCGGAGCCAGAGAACCGTCGAAGAGCAGTTGCGTCGCTTCTCGGAAATTCTCAAATTACAGGATTTACGACAGCAAGAGCGCGATCGCTTCCCCATTCCTACTCTAGCTCAACTGCAAGGGGGATTTGACGGCGATATTAAGATTTCCGGCTCTCTAAAACAAGGTCTTTCAGCCGATATCGATTTATTGGGCGAAAACTGGGAATGGGGCAAATATAGTTTTAATCCCATTATCGTTAAAGGAACCTTGAAAGACAATGTTCTCACGTTACTACCAGTTCGCATTAATTCCAATGAAGGATTAATCACATTTTCCGGACAAGTCGGTGGCGAACAACAATCCGGCCAGCTCAAAGTTGAAGATGTCCCTGTAGACTTAATTCAGCAATTTATCCCCGATTTACCCGTTGATTTAACCGGAAAAATCAATACGACCGCCACACTCTTAGGAGGAAGCCTACAAAATCCTCAAGTGATTGGTAACTTAGCCTTATCAGACGGCACCTTAAATGAGGCTCCTATTCAAGAAGCCACCGGTAATTTTTCTCTCGCCGATGGCCGATTACGCTTTGGGGGTAAACTCTTAGTCACTGGAGATTCTCCAGTCACGTTAACCGGCAGCATTCCTAGTCCCCTCCCCTTTGGTTCTGTCTCCCCCATTTCCCAAGACATTCAGCTAGACTTGAACCTGGAAAATGAAGGATTAGGAATCTTAAATGTTCTCACTCGTCAACAAGTGAATTGGGTCACAGGTTCAGGAAATGTCAACATTAAAGTCTCTGGAACCGTGGATAATCCGATTGCTTTAGGAGAAGCCACGATTGCTGATGCAACCCTACAATCTCAAAGTCTTTCAGAACCCATGACTAATGTCAATGGTACGGTTAAATTTAACGGAGAGAAAGTCTTTATCGAGAAGCTCACTGGAGATTTTAGTAAAGGAAAGATCGAAGTAGCTGGATTTATTCCTCTATCCGATCCTGATTTACCATTATCGGAAGAAGAAGAAAATCTCCCGCTCAAAATTCAGTTACAAGAACTTGATTTTAACTTCCAAGATATCTATAATGGGGGCGTAAATGGCAAGATTGAAATTGTTGGGGCGGCCTTGGAACCGGTCATCAAAGGGAATATTATCCTTACTCAAGGAAAGATCTTGCCCGCAGAAGCGGCGAAACTACAAAAAACGGATCGAGAAGATCTGGTGAGTTCATCGAATAGCTTAGTGCCGGTATTTGATAGCTTTGATATCGATTTAACCGATGGTATTGCCATTTTACAACCTGGCTTTGTTGATATTCGCGGCGAAGGAACACTGACGATTAATGGTCCAATTGATGATATTCGTGCTGATGGTGAGATTGATATTAACCGAGGATTTATCAATATTATTTCTACCCAATTCCGCGTAAATCGTGAGTATGAGAATAAAGCAAGGTTTATTCCCAGTCAAGGTTTAGATCCGGATCTCGATCTAGTTCTAGAAGCTTCTATTTCAGAGGTTAGAGGCAGTCGGCAACCAGAAGTCTTATTCTGGGGGCAAAATGAAATTGATGATACCCCGCCTTTGGATAACAATGATACGGAAACAGTGCGGATTCAAGCCGCAGTGACTGGGCCAGCTTCTCAGTTAGAAAATAATTTAGAATTAACCAGTTCTCCGGTACGCAGTCGTTCCGAAATTATTGCCCTCATTGGGGGCGGTTTCTTGAATACGATTGGCGGTGGTGGAAATACGACATTAGCCCTGGTGAATATTGCCGGATCGACAATTTTATCCAATCTACAAACGACTCTGGGGGAGGCTCTGGGATTAACCGAGTTACGAGTTTATCCAGTAGAAAATCGATCGCGTCGAGGGGCGATCGGTGTAGCAGGAGAAGCGACTTTAGATGTGACCCGTCAGTTTTCTACATCTTTGGGCAAAAACTTTACGTCTAGCGATCCATTTCGCCTGCGGTTCCGCTATCGTTTGAGTGAAAATTTGGTGTTGCGTGCAGCCACGGATTTAGGAGGTGAAGAGTCCGGAAGACGGAGGACAGATAGTCGGCTTCAGTTTGAGTTTCGTAAGCGGTTTTAAGTGTCCTTAAGATACAATCAGAAACAACCGAAACCTACCAGAACATGGGGAGCCAAAAATGTCAGTAGAACTCACTACCCAGACTTGCCCCGAAACTGAAACAATCCTAGATCCGGAGTGGAACCCCCCTACTCCACCTACCGACCTGATTTTTGATGATGGAGAACCCTTGGAAAGCAACCGCCACCGCATTGCCATGAACGTCCTGATCCGGTCATTGCAACAAGCTTGGAGCGAACGTAATGACTTCTATACGGGCGGCAATATGTTTGTCTACTACAGCGACCAAGAAGTGTTCAACAAAGATTTTCGCGGCCCGGATTTCTTTGCTGTTCTTGATGTCGATGGCACCAAACAACGACAGGGTTGGGTGGTGTGGCAAGAAGAGGGTCGCTATCCTGATGTGATTGTGGAATTGATGTCACCCAGTACGTCCAAAGTAGATACAGGAAAGAAAAAAGATATCTATGGACGGATTTTCCGCACTCCAGATTATTTTGTCTATGACCCCTTTAAGCCCAAGTCGTTACAAGGATGGCATTTAGACATTTCTAAGGGGTATCAGTCTTTGGTTGCCGATGAGCGAGGTTGGCTATGGTGTGAAAGTTTGGGCTTTTGGCTGGGAACTTGGTCGGGAACAATTGACCGAGAGGAAGCGGTTTGGCTGCGCTTTTACGATACTGAAGGCAATTTGGTATTGTTACCCGAAGAAGTAGCCCAACAAGAGGCTGCAACAGCCCAACAACGCCTTGAGGAAGCTGAACAAGTGGTTGAGGCTGAACGTCAACGGGCAGAGGCTGAACGCCAACGGGCAGAGGCTGAATCCCAACGGGCAGAGGCTGAATCCCAACGGGCAGAGGCTGAACGCCAGCGATCGCAACGTCTTGCTGAACGGTTGCGGGCTATGGGGTTAGATCCAGATAATCTTTAATCAACCTGAGGAAGCGATCGCCAAAGTAACAAGCAGTAGGGGCGAAAAATATGCAAGCCCCTACTTCGTTTTAAGGATTTGATATAGTCCTTAAGCAGCTCGATCGCTCTCAGAAGGCGATCGCAACGGTAAGACTCTGCGATCTGGAGCTGCTAAGGCAACCACCTTCTGCATCACTTGCGGGAAGAAGCGCCCCATCAGGGAGGCGACTTTTCCTTGCCATCCAACGACAATCTCCTCGTCGCGATCGCGTAATCCAGCAACTAGGGATTTGGCGACCATTTCGGCGCTATCGGTGGCTACCCAACGGAATTTTTCCGTATCCCGCACCATGTCGGTGTCAGTGAGAGAGGGCAGCAAGGCGACAACACGCACGCCTTTGGGGGCGAGTTCTTGGCGGAGGGCTTGGGTAAAGCCAACAAGGGCAAATTTGGTCGCGGAGTAAGTGGCGTAGCTGGGAGCGGCGACTTTACCCATGAGGCTGGAGACATTGACAATTGTCCCCTGGGAACGGGTAACCATGCGTTTGGCAATTAAGCGGGTAATACGGAAGGTTCCCAGGAGATTGACGTTGATTTCTTCTTCGATTTTACGGGGGTTTGTGGCCAGAAAGTCCCCTTGGTGGGCAACTCCAGCGTTATTGATCAGGAGGTCAATGGGGCCATAGTCGCGCCAAGCTTTGGCGATCGCCCCATCTAAGGCTTGACCATTGGTCATATCAACAGCTAGAGCAACTGATTCAACTTCGGGATACTCTTGTTGGAGTGTTTCAACCATTTGTTGCAAGCGCTGAGAATCTCGGGCAACCAGGAGTAAACGTTTCACTCCTTGGGCAGCAAGTTCTAGAGCGATCGCTCGCCCAATGCCTCGTGATGCTCCAGTGATGAGTACAACTTGTCCTTGGATCATGGATTGAACCTCCTTTATCCGACAGGGTTGACAACGCGCACAAGTGACGACGTTATGTATAGTATTGTTTCAAGAGATTGACAAGGACAGTGTGAAGTGTATCTCTATAGAAGAGTGACGGCGATCGCAGCCTCTGTGAGGGAATAAGGAATACGGAAATACAGCACTTTGCAATACATAAATAAGTTTTGTAATAAAACTTCCCTTTTAGTCGGCTATTTAGAGATTGGTTAATTTGAAGAAACAGTGAGAAATGCTATACTGCCCCAAAGTTGATTGTGGAATCAGTAAAAATGTCTCCAGAAGAGTTTTTGTCATCTACTTTTTGGGTTACCAAAATGAAGACCTACTTCAAGGTCATGGATACTAACCAAAATGGTTTTTTATCGCGCTCTGAATATGAGGAGATTGCGAATCGGTTGATACAAAATCAAAATGATCGGTCGAAAGACGAAGAAATTCTTGCGGTATTTCGCTCCCTGTTTGACAATTTTGTTGCTGGAGGAAATCCGGTCGATCCTCAAACTCAGATTGGCTACGAAAAATTCCTCACCAATGCTGCGAAGGCAGTCTCATCGATGCAATCGTCCCGTGAAGCAGGCAGGCGAAAAAACGAAGTGTTCTTTGATTTCGTCGATACAGATGGCTCTGGAGAGATATCTCGTGAAGAATATCGAAGGTATTTGGCCGTATACTCTGGGGGAGAGAACACCGACACTGCCGATCGCGCTTTCGACAGCATCGACGTTGATAGCAATGGTTGGATCACCCGCACCGAGTTTATTGAAGGTCATATGCACTACTGGTTTGAAGCCACTAGCGATCCAAGCTATTCTCCGCTTCCCTATGGGCCATTGGTAGATTCATAATCACTCTTATAGTTGATTCAATTAACACTCAGACACTCTTAGAGTGTCTACAATAACGGTAGATGTAGGGGCGAAAAATATGCAAGCCCCTACAAAAATGTCTCACTGTTATTTGAATTGACTATAGGTCACTGTCCGAGATGCTAACGAATTTGCCTCATTACAGCAAGCGATCGCTCTATCAATTTTTAATGTTTAATTGATCTAGAATCACCTGTTTTTGTACCACCTGCCAGCGATCTCCCTGAACGGACACCGCCGCTACAGTACCGGAGGGAGTAGTTAACGGATATAATGACCAGGCGCGATCGCTAACTTTTGCCCCAGTTTCTGTTAATTCAATTTCGGCTTGTTCGAGTCCTGCTAATCCTTCGCCAATGGCTTTTAAGTAGGCTTCTTTGTACGTCCAATAGCGAAAAAAGGTATAGGGTTGCTCAGAAATAGGAGTATTTTGAATATGTCGATATTCTGAAGGTAAAAAGAAGCGCCTGGCTAAGGAGTCTAAATCATTCAGAGGGCGAATGGCTTCGATATCTACGCCAATAGACGAATTGGGAGAAACTCCATACAGAGCATAGTTTTGGGAGTGAGAAATATTGAACTTTAAGTCAGATTTGGGAAGGGCTAAGTCCGGTTTACCTCGTTGAGAATAGTTAAACTCAATGCCTGAAGGATGGCAGTTTAAATACTGAGCTAACAAATAGCGGAGAATGCCCCGCGCCAGGATAAAATACTGTCGATGCTCATCAAAATGGAAGCGCTGCGATCGCTCCCTTTCATCTAGAGACAGAACAGACGTAAATTGTGTTAACTGGGGCATAAACTGATTTAAGTCAGCCTGCCATAGGTGAAGGTGGCGATCGCATAATATCATGTCTATAGATACCATTTTATGCTCCTCATCCCCCTTCTCCCTTGGGAAATGCAATAGGAGAGTGCAAAATCTGGACAATTTAGAAATGAATTCAAAATACTATAGCAGTGAAAGAGTTGATTAGGACAGTAAAGTTATGGTTTGAGGCAAGAGGCAAGAGGCAATGGAAAATGTCCTAACTCTCCTTTTCTCTGCTATATATGTAGCACAAGAAGGTGTCTTATGAATCTCCAGAAGTGTTAAATGTTGATATAAAACTTTTTTCCTCACAGCAGTAATTGGGTTTTTACTGCCCTATTTGTTTACCATGTCTCCAGAGAATTAATGAATGTGAGTATGATTTCAGTGATTATTCCAGTTCTGAATGAAGTGGATCAAATTTTGTCTACTGTGGCTAGGGTTCAGCTAGGAAAAGAGGTGGAGATTATTGTGGTGGATGGAGGATCTACAGATGGGACGGTGGAATGCTTAAAGCAGGAGGGAATTAAGGTTATTCAAACGACTCCGGGACGGGGACATCAAATGAATGAGGGGGCGAGAAATGCTAGGGGAGAATATTTATTATTTTTACATGGAGATACTCGTTTACCCAGGAAGTATGACCAATGGGTACGGGATATTTTGCTGCAACCGAGGGTGGTTGCAGGGGCGTTCGAGTTGCGGATAGGTTCAGAAAACTGGGGTTATCGTATGGTCGAATGGGGGGTGAAGTGGCGATCGCACCTTTGCCAACTTCCTTACGGAGATCAAGCGATTTTTTTATCCCGTGCTAGGTTTGAGCAGGCGGGTGGATTCCCAGAGTTACCGATTTTAGAAGATTGGCACTTAATTCAATCGTTGAAACCGTTGGGAAAAATTGCGATCGCACCCCTCCCCGTCGTTACGTCTGCTCGACGTTGGCAAAGATTAGGCATCTGGCGCACTACTGCGATCAATCAAGGGATATTGATGGCTAATTTTTTGGGCGTGGATCTGCATCGAATTGCCCGTTGGTATCGAAAAATCCGTTAACCATGATCGAGGAGATTAGAGTGGAGAGCGGTGAGGATTTCTGGTATGGGAGCAGCAGAGATCATCACACTGGGATAGACTGCGGTTCCCCAAAGGGGGTGAATAATGGTAGCACAGTCTCCATTTTTCTCGATGGGATATCCTAGTGCAGCATGAACCGCAGGCACATCTTTGTGGGAAAGGGTTCCAGGGGAGGATCTGCGGGGATATCCGGTGCGCGGATCGAATGCATCGGTGGGATAATCGCGATCGCCTAACCAGTTAGCGACTAAGTCCGACCATCGGATAAAATTGTCCAAGAGGATGTTTTTTTCGGCTTCAACTTCTGGAGAGATTTCAGTTAAAGGCATCTGTGTTTGTTGCAGGAAAATAATTACCGAGACGGAATCATTTTGCCAGTTGGGTAGTAACTCCTGAAGATGTTCCTGCACATAATCACTTGGGGGATGAATGGAGATTTCCACCGTGAAGGTTTGGTTATTCCGTTTTACCGTTAGGGTTTCAGAAGGATTCATGGGGAAGTATTACATGAGGGAGAGTCAGACAAATCCTCCTCAATCTCTCTTGGGAAGGGGGACTTTTTCTGCTCTACTTTCCAAGGGGGGTTCAGGAGACAAAAGTCTACCATATATAGTTGATTCAAGTAACATTGAGACTCTCTTAGAGTGTCTATAAGGATGGTATATGTAGAGGCGAAAAATATGCAAGCCCCTACAAAAATGTCTCACTGTTATTTGAATTGACTATAACATCGAAAACTGCTGTAAACTCAAGAGGATTCATCCTTAATTCTAAATCCAAGTGTTAAACCACATGCGTAGACGAAAGCCTTGGGGAGAGAGAGGTAGACCAAGGTAGATGGGAAGCCAAAAGAGAAAGGCGATCGCCATCACCCCTAAAATACCGATCGCTAAAACCTGAAATTTTCGCTGAGAATGATACAGCCATCGCTCTAGAATAACACTGAGGGCTAAAATGGAAAAAATGAGAGCGCCCATGTAATGATAGAGAAATAAACATCGACTGACGATGCTCCAGGGGAGCCAGTTGGTCATATAGTTGATGCCTAGATAGAGGGAGAGATTGAAGAGGGGCGGGGATGAGTCGCGTTGTAAAAAACACAAAGATAAGAGAGCGATCGCTGCGGTTGAACTCCACCACAACAATGGATTTCCGAAGGCATGAACATCGAAAATCATTTGCCCATCATTAATGGTTTGATAATAATAGGCAACCGGACGAATTAAAAACGGCCAACTGAACCAAGACGAGCAATACGGGTGAACTTCCTCACCGCCACCAATACGGTTATGATAGCCAATAATTTCCCCTTGCATCTGCCAGAAGCTATAATCGGGATTCAGGTTAAGATGGGGAATCCAAACTAGGGCATAGGTGACATAGGGTACAATTAGCCCATAAAGGGGAATAGTCCAGAGTCTTAACTTTGTTGCGCTATCGTACCAGGAAAAATTAGCGATCGCGCCCTCCCTATTTTCCCACTTCTCCCACAGCTTAATCACTAAAATTACTCCCCAAAATCCGAGCCAAAACCCCAATCCATTCCACTTCACCGCAGCAGATAACCCAAAGCTTATCCCCGATAAAATCAGCCCTAGCGTGCGCCATCGAGGAGCGGTTTGCAATCCCCATAATCCGAAACCCTGTCCCAGCAATCCAAACAGCACTAAATAAATGTTGATCAAAGCATAGCGAGATTCAACTAAAAACAATCCTTCTATCGTCATTAATCCAGCCGATAGAAGGGCATAACTTTTGCGGTGAGTTAACTGATAACTGAGCCACGCAACCACCAAAGGAATCAACGATCCGGTAAACGCATTAAACCAGCGATAACTAAACGGGGAGCGTAAAGAACCGGTTAAATCATTAGTGACGGATGAATCGCCTAAAGACAAGCGATCGGCTAGTCCCATCCCCACGGCAATCAGATACTTTCCCAGGGGAGGATGGGCATCAAATAACTGGGTTTTATCTAAATAATTCTGGGCAAATTTTGCAAAGTAGACCTCATCAAAAACCAGAGTATTGAACCGACTTAAGCCCCAAAACCGCAATCCTAAAGCAATAATCCAGAGCAGCAATAAACCGCAGCTAAACCAGGGAAACGTTGACCAAAAAGTAGCATAATTAGATCTGGACATGGATGCAGGTCTATTAAAAGTTGAAATAATTCATAGGTTCTTTAATTTTAACAAATCTGGATCGCCAAGAGTGAGATTGTCACATGGACTAGCAGTTGTGCTACCATTTCTCTATGGTGTTGCGCTTAACCATTGGCTCTAAGTACTTTGCCTCTCAAGGATCGATTAGTTGCAATCTTAAGCAAAAATGGTATTCAGGTAGAAAAAATGAACTCCTCATTGAACCGAGATGAACTTATTGAGTTGGTTAGAAAAATTATGGATTTTGAAGGTACAGAAAAAGAAGTAGATGAATATATTGATATTCTTGAAAAAAATGTGCCCGATCCCCAAGTGACTGGTTATATTTTTTGGCCAAGTCGTTATACTTCTCCACCTAGGGAATTGAGTGCAGAAGAGGTCGTAGATAGAGCGTTATCCTATCAACCCATTATACTGCCTTCTGCAAAATAACGTTTTAGGTTGGAAAATGATTGCGATCGCACGAGTTAAGAATATCTTTATGTTTATTCATCCTTAAATTTGTCCCTCTGAGATACACTATAAATGGCTCATTTTCATATTCGCTTGCGAAAACGATGATACAAAAGTAAATATTTCGATCGACGTTACAATTTATAAACAACTGAGCCATCAATAAGTTTTTAATTAACACTTATATTGCTTCATGTCCTGTTGGAGGTCTTGTCAACTGTGGTGTCTATTTCTCAATTCCTAACAGACGGAACCGTCTTCCCCAATATACAACCGATCCCTGAAGTTTCTTTGCCGAAAAAAGAAGGGGATCAAGTTAATCTTGGAGTCTGTGTCACGATTCACGGTCACTTCTATCAACCGCCGCGTGAAAATCCTTATCTGAATGAGATTGAGCGCCAACCGAGTGCTGCCCCTTGCCACAATTGGAATGAGCGGATCTATCATGAATGCTATCGTCCCAATGCCTTTGCTAGAGTTCTGAATGACCAGGGCGAGATCATTGGGATTATCAATAATTTTGAGTATCTGAGCTTCAATATTGGGCCGACTTTAATGGCTTGGTTAGAGCGTTATGATACCCAAGTTTATCAACGGATTATTGAAGCCGATAGCAAAAGTTGTCAGCGATTAGGCGGTCATGGCAATGCGATCGCCCAAGTGTACAACCACACGATCATGCCCCTGGCCAATGAACGGGATAAATACACCCAAATTCGCTGGGGAAAAGCGGACTTCAAATCCCGGTTTGGCCGGGATCCCGAAGGCATGTGGTTAGCGGAAACAGCGATCGATTATCCAACCGTTGCAGCCCTCATAAACGAGGGCATTAAATTTACTATTCTGGCTCCCTCCCAAGCCCAAACCTGTCGCCCGATCGCCACCGAAGACAACCCCGATCCCGAATGGTACGATGTGGAAGACTCCAGCATCGATCCCACCCGGCCCTATCGCTGTTTTATCGCCGACGGTCGCTATCTGGATATCTTCTTTTACGATGGTCCCATCTCCAGCGATATGGGCTTTAGCGATGCCCTGAGTAGCTCTTACGACCTGAGCGAGCGCCTGGCCCATGCCATCCATGGAGATCAACGTCCCAACCAACTGATTTCCGTTGCCACTGATGGAGAAACCTTTGGTCACCACAAAGGGGGAACTGAAAAAACCCTGGCCTATGCCTTCTTACGGGAGTTTCCCGACCGAGGATGGCAAATTACCAACTTTAGCCACTATCTCAGCCAACATCCCCCGACTTGGGAGGTGCAACTCAAACCCGTCACTGCTTGGAGTTGTTCCCATGGGGTAGGCAGATGGCAAGAAGATTGCGGTTGTGGCAGTGGGGGCGGATGGCATCAAAAATGGCGCAGACCCCTACGAGATTCCCTCAACTACTTGCGAGATCAGTTGGTAGAGATTTATGAAACCCAGGGCTATGAAATGTTCCAAGACCCTTGGAAGGCGCGAGATGAGTATGTTGAAATCATTAATAACCGCAGTTGGGATACAGTCGATCGCTTTTTGAATCGTCATCAAACCCATCCCCTAGAACCGAGCGAACAGATCGAAGCCTTGCGCTTACTGGAAATGCAACGCCATGCTCTGTTGATGTTCACCAGTTGCGGTTGGTTCTT encodes the following:
- a CDS encoding dolichyl-phosphate-mannose--protein mannosyltransferase; protein product: MSRSNYATFWSTFPWFSCGLLLLWIIALGLRFWGLSRFNTLVFDEVYFAKFAQNYLDKTQLFDAHPPLGKYLIAVGMGLADRLSLGDSSVTNDLTGSLRSPFSYRWFNAFTGSLIPLVVAWLSYQLTHRKSYALLSAGLMTIEGLFLVESRYALINIYLVLFGLLGQGFGLWGLQTAPRWRTLGLILSGISFGLSAAVKWNGLGFWLGFWGVILVIKLWEKWENREGAIANFSWYDSATKLRLWTIPLYGLIVPYVTYALVWIPHLNLNPDYSFWQMQGEIIGYHNRIGGGEEVHPYCSSWFSWPFLIRPVAYYYQTINDGQMIFDVHAFGNPLLWWSSTAAIALLSLCFLQRDSSPPLFNLSLYLGINYMTNWLPWSIVSRCLFLYHYMGALIFSILALSVILERWLYHSQRKFQVLAIGILGVMAIAFLFWLPIYLGLPLSPQGFRLRMWFNTWI
- a CDS encoding 4'-phosphopantetheinyl transferase family protein is translated as MVSIDMILCDRHLHLWQADLNQFMPQLTQFTSVLSLDERERSQRFHFDEHRQYFILARGILRYLLAQYLNCHPSGIEFNYSQRGKPDLALPKSDLKFNISHSQNYALYGVSPNSSIGVDIEAIRPLNDLDSLARRFFLPSEYRHIQNTPISEQPYTFFRYWTYKEAYLKAIGEGLAGLEQAEIELTETGAKVSDRAWSLYPLTTPSGTVAAVSVQGDRWQVVQKQVILDQLNIKN
- a CDS encoding SDR family NAD(P)-dependent oxidoreductase, which codes for MIQGQVVLITGASRGIGRAIALELAAQGVKRLLLVARDSQRLQQMVETLQQEYPEVESVALAVDMTNGQALDGAIAKAWRDYGPIDLLINNAGVAHQGDFLATNPRKIEEEINVNLLGTFRITRLIAKRMVTRSQGTIVNVSSLMGKVAAPSYATYSATKFALVGFTQALRQELAPKGVRVVALLPSLTDTDMVRDTEKFRWVATDSAEMVAKSLVAGLRDRDEEIVVGWQGKVASLMGRFFPQVMQKVVALAAPDRRVLPLRSPSESDRAA
- a CDS encoding DUF3536 domain-containing protein, with amino-acid sequence MQPIPEVSLPKKEGDQVNLGVCVTIHGHFYQPPRENPYLNEIERQPSAAPCHNWNERIYHECYRPNAFARVLNDQGEIIGIINNFEYLSFNIGPTLMAWLERYDTQVYQRIIEADSKSCQRLGGHGNAIAQVYNHTIMPLANERDKYTQIRWGKADFKSRFGRDPEGMWLAETAIDYPTVAALINEGIKFTILAPSQAQTCRPIATEDNPDPEWYDVEDSSIDPTRPYRCFIADGRYLDIFFYDGPISSDMGFSDALSSSYDLSERLAHAIHGDQRPNQLISVATDGETFGHHKGGTEKTLAYAFLREFPDRGWQITNFSHYLSQHPPTWEVQLKPVTAWSCSHGVGRWQEDCGCGSGGGWHQKWRRPLRDSLNYLRDQLVEIYETQGYEMFQDPWKARDEYVEIINNRSWDTVDRFLNRHQTHPLEPSEQIEALRLLEMQRHALLMFTSCGWFFEEISRPEGTQILRYASRAIELAREVTGQDLETAFVDQLAQAPSNVDIFQTGAGVYDKNVMTAQVSLEQVVAHFAIGSLFNSYPTSHKGLSITREQSSPLDKDFSLYCYGVEQQDYQLQRMGSLTLAVGEINLTSEVTREGGHFVFALLHLGGWDFHCCVQPFSNRRSYLSIKETLFHALQQASAANVILGMAEWFGDQTFSLDDLFAEDRLRIMTLLTQETLTRVDQLYTQVYRDNYGVLRAFHRDNMPPPAELQVAANMALSQRCFSLLNALKPDNFASPEGLSVLLELEAIAKEAESLHCHLTIPDGQEILERLTLLGFWEVLENNDPASLNHHLERLERLIDLSCRLQVGLCLTRCQELYFSYLHNKIIPRCFGISTSALNGSEEEDPLESEDTSSQMTLDLPQSRRLLRLGQTLAIDVSVWLERLE
- a CDS encoding TIGR04283 family arsenosugar biosynthesis glycosyltransferase; the encoded protein is MISVIIPVLNEVDQILSTVARVQLGKEVEIIVVDGGSTDGTVECLKQEGIKVIQTTPGRGHQMNEGARNARGEYLLFLHGDTRLPRKYDQWVRDILLQPRVVAGAFELRIGSENWGYRMVEWGVKWRSHLCQLPYGDQAIFLSRARFEQAGGFPELPILEDWHLIQSLKPLGKIAIAPLPVVTSARRWQRLGIWRTTAINQGILMANFLGVDLHRIARWYRKIR
- a CDS encoding Uma2 family endonuclease, which encodes MSVELTTQTCPETETILDPEWNPPTPPTDLIFDDGEPLESNRHRIAMNVLIRSLQQAWSERNDFYTGGNMFVYYSDQEVFNKDFRGPDFFAVLDVDGTKQRQGWVVWQEEGRYPDVIVELMSPSTSKVDTGKKKDIYGRIFRTPDYFVYDPFKPKSLQGWHLDISKGYQSLVADERGWLWCESLGFWLGTWSGTIDREEAVWLRFYDTEGNLVLLPEEVAQQEAATAQQRLEEAEQVVEAERQRAEAERQRAEAESQRAEAESQRAEAERQRSQRLAERLRAMGLDPDNL
- a CDS encoding methylmalonic aciduria and homocystinuria type D protein; protein product: MNPSETLTVKRNNQTFTVEISIHPPSDYVQEHLQELLPNWQNDSVSVIIFLQQTQMPLTEISPEVEAEKNILLDNFIRWSDLVANWLGDRDYPTDAFDPRTGYPRRSSPGTLSHKDVPAVHAALGYPIEKNGDCATIIHPLWGTAVYPSVMISAAPIPEILTALHSNLLDHG
- a CDS encoding EF-hand domain-containing protein; the protein is MSPEEFLSSTFWVTKMKTYFKVMDTNQNGFLSRSEYEEIANRLIQNQNDRSKDEEILAVFRSLFDNFVAGGNPVDPQTQIGYEKFLTNAAKAVSSMQSSREAGRRKNEVFFDFVDTDGSGEISREEYRRYLAVYSGGENTDTADRAFDSIDVDSNGWITRTEFIEGHMHYWFEATSDPSYSPLPYGPLVDS